The Thermodesulfobacteriota bacterium genome includes a window with the following:
- the bamE gene encoding outer membrane protein assembly factor BamE, which translates to MNKLHGISLLISITLLAYSCMSAAQHQQSLPSTQERETTVGIVQREIRKGMSQADVATALGSPNIVTRDSYGKETWIYDKIASEVSYSQDAGGTGLIINLFGGYSRQAGAASRTERTLTVVIKFDENNLVDTFSYHASKF; encoded by the coding sequence ATGAATAAATTGCATGGTATTAGTTTACTGATTTCTATTACGTTATTAGCCTATAGTTGCATGAGTGCGGCCCAGCATCAACAGAGCTTGCCCTCGACTCAAGAACGTGAGACCACGGTTGGGATAGTTCAAAGAGAAATTCGTAAGGGCATGTCTCAAGCCGACGTTGCTACTGCGTTAGGCTCCCCCAATATAGTAACAAGAGATAGTTATGGCAAAGAAACTTGGATATACGATAAAATCGCATCCGAAGTTTCATACTCACAAGATGCGGGCGGTACGGGTTTAATCATTAACCTTTTTGGAGGTTATTCTAGACAGGCGGGTGCTGCAAGTAGAACCGAAAGAACCTTAACCGTAGTGATTAAGTTCGATGAGAACAATCTAGTTGATACATTTTCTTATCACGCAAGTAAGTTTTAG
- a CDS encoding zinc ribbon domain-containing protein codes for MGKCGVCGAILNEPDNTPIDERKPCPTCSSKSRSYGETNLVVEMEAHTKIKGTVRNKDKSKKPLMEFKSGDDLTHKTGKWSDRKMTLDYEKDEYEELITDKETGEVIHHCKEPLSKHRGHGSAKKKKTE; via the coding sequence ATGGGAAAATGCGGAGTATGTGGTGCAATATTGAACGAGCCTGATAACACTCCGATAGATGAGCGCAAACCATGTCCAACTTGTAGTTCAAAGTCACGTTCTTATGGTGAAACAAATCTTGTCGTTGAGATGGAGGCGCACACCAAAATCAAAGGCACAGTTCGCAACAAAGATAAGTCGAAAAAACCGTTAATGGAATTCAAATCTGGCGATGATCTTACCCATAAAACTGGAAAATGGTCAGACCGGAAAATGACCTTAGACTATGAGAAGGATGAGTATGAGGAATTAATTACGGACAAGGAGACTGGTGAGGTTATTCATCATTGCAAAGAGCCTTTGAGTAAACATAGAGGTCATGGTTCGGCAAAGAAAAAGAAAACTGAGTAG